In the genome of Sardina pilchardus chromosome 17, fSarPil1.1, whole genome shotgun sequence, the window GAGGAGTAAGGGATAAGAATCTCCTGTTCCGGTGACTTGGCTGCTGGATGGGTTGCCAAAGCCTGGGCCTTTTTGCAAGCATTTTGAGATTCATGTTCTAGAGTGTCCTCCTTCCTGCTATCCTTCAGAAGACTAGTTAACCCTTTTGTAGCTGAATTTTCCATGTTGtcattctgtttttctgttctgCCTGTCCGTATTTCACAATGTTTCAACACTTGCTCGATGGAGGGAAAGGATGGAATCTCCTCTTCAAATGTGGTAATCTTTTCTTGTTTCATCATTTGACTCAAATTTCCAATTGTCTTACAAGTGTGCTCCAAGTCCACCTCAGAATCATCATCCTCACTGTCAATCCAAATGGGAGAAGATGGAGCAACATTGTGTTCACGGTCATCAGAGTCTGCCCATAATTCTTTTGACAATGCCTTAAACTCATCCACTGACAACACTGTTATTTTCATTGACATCAAGGGTTCATCTGGACTCTTCAGGGAGTCTGGGTAAGATTCATATGAATACTCATTGCTAGGTGATGTCAGACCTTTCTGTGGAGAACTAATGAGGTCCTGATGTACATTTTCAGAATCAGCCATATCTTTGTTTTCAGATGACAGAGCAGTTAATTTGATGGACAGCATCGTATCAGCTGGGCTCACTGGACAGTCCTTCTCTGATGTGTCCACCTGTTCACAAATTCTTTCAGACAATGACAGAATGCGTTCTTCAGTCACACTCATCTCATAGTCCAAGTCCCTGCTGTTGTGTCCCGAGTCCACAGAATCTTGTGAGTATGAATTTATTTGAACAGCTGTGCTGGCTGAACCTATTCCGAAACACTGTTCAGAGGTTTGTTTCTCAGACATCTCAGCAATGTTGAATACTGTGTCATTCTGAGTGTCAGCTGCAGCTGATTTTTCATATGAATGTCTATTAAGATTTCTCAAGGACACCGAAAGCTGAGGGGAGACATCATcttctttgttttccttttttgaaACACTTTGTCTATCACTGTTGTTGTTGGCGGGCACTGTCACTTTTTGTCTTAGATCATCTTGACTTTTGCCATGTTTAGTCTGTTCGGCTTTGCCACTGCCGTTTTCACTGTACAAAGAAGATGTGTCTGGTTTTGCCAATGGTGAGGATGGACAGATATCTTCCTTAGACACACTGTCCTCATGGAGAGATGTGGTACCTGGGGCTTGAATACTACTGAGCAAGTTTCTCTCCAGCAACGATCCACAAATTTCTTTTGTAAAATCTTCATCTGCCAATTCTCTGTCAATGTCCAATGACTCATCATTCAAATTTCTCCATGATGACTTATCTAACTCCATTGCTATGTCACAGTCAGAACTATTGGTAATATGGCCCTTTTGCTTCAGCTGAATTACATTTTCCACCTTCATGGTCTCAAACAGAATCTTGATTTCTTCTGTGTCAAACTCTGCAGCCTCCGTCAATATATTTACAAATGTACTGTTCAGTTCTGCCAAATTATAGTTGAGATGTTTGCCACCCCAATAAAGATCAAGTACAGCATCTGCACATTCTGGTTTGTTGTTtattctgttttcattttttcttctatttttttcctcttctacCAACTCCAGGGCTATCGCCAACGCCTTCAACATTGTCAGACTGAATGGCACTACAGGCACACCAAAGAAAACATCTGGTCCACACAACTCTTCATTGTTCTGGTCCTTGGGAGTATCTTTGTTTTCAGGGGGCAGGCTGTTGAGAGAATCCAAGTTGTTGCAGACTACAGTCTCATCGGTGACGTCAGCTTCAGGACGACAGCCAACCTCTGAAGACTTTACACATGATGATGTTTTCCTCATAGCAGCACTGCCAGTGTCACATGGCAAAACATTGGCCTCCTTGGTTTTTATGTCATCAGCAAGCGATGGCAAATCTTTTATTAACAGGGGCTGATGGTCATCATAGTTGGATGGAAGGACATCATCACATTTCTTCCCTTTGCTACCAATTCCAGGTGGCTTTGATATAGGAGGTACGACTGCAACTGCTCTATGTGTCTGTACACTTTTGTTAGGGGACCCTTGCGTTATAGAGCCATTGCAGTCCATAAATGCAATGTTCTGTTCAATattctgtgtgtctttctgacTGCCTGTTATAAGAAGATACAAGAGCGGATTTGCGGAAGGTTTGTTGCGCGAGTTTGTTGTATGGTTGTTGTACAGATCTGCTTTCCGCTGTGAATGCTGCTGTTGAAACAACCTCCATTGGGGTGAGTCAACAGAGGCATTTTCTTGTTGGGCAAGTGCACCATGAACAGAATGTCCATTGCCAAGGTTGGGAGCACTacttttgtttctgtttgaacTGTCCACAAAAGTGTGATTGTTCTGGCTGGTATGTACAGAGCTGGGACTTCCCAAAACATGACAACGAGGAGGCAGCGAACAGTTGGCTCTGGCGGTTGATGGAAGAAAATCACTGGATCCAGAGGAGGAAACGCTCACATTTTTAGAAGGGGCCGACTGTGAGTATGTTCCAGGATAAGGAGGTGGAGGTAATCCATTCACATCCGataaaggagagggagaggccacCATGGGTGAATTGCCCACAGGAGTGGGATTGTTCTGATTTATGTGGGCAGCGCTGTATCTGAACATTGTACCATTATTTGGAGGCGGCAGACTATTGTTGTTGGTGGCTGAGGGGGGCAAAGCATTGGAACAAGAGGGAACGTTCATGTTTTGAGAGAGGGCTGACTGTGAGTGTGGTCCATAATGATACAGAAGGTTGAGTCTCTGCTCATTTGAGGAGACAGGAGGTGAGTGGgttgaagtgtttgtgtgaattgTGAATTGAGAAGCCATTGTGGATGAAGTGGTAGGTGACTGACCTACCACATTTCTCCTTGAGGCAGGTAATGGGACTGGTGTCACATTTTGTCCATATGCTCTGCAAGGAATCAAGCTATTTTGCGTTGGTTGTAATGCGGGGCCTATGGAGCCTGATCTGCCATTCGTCTGGGTATTTTGCAGTTTACTATTATCTGAATTTGGAGGATATGCCTGGGccagtttttgttttgtccactggttttttaaaaaaatcttcccTGCACAATTTGAAATGTTCTGAATATGTTGTCCATACCTGCCTTGGTTTGAAATACCAGGTTGACAGTGGGATTTCTGCAACTGTAATGCCTGGGATTGGTGAGAAGATACGTTTTCAACATTCTGCGTATTAACGTGGACAACTTGAGAGCTTGACTGGTGTAGCTGTCCTGTCTGTAACTGTAATGTCTGCCCTGAGTGAGATGATCTATTGACATTCGGATTGTTAGAAAGTAAGTAATTAAGTGTGTCTGTATCCACAGTGCTGTATCCACGGGAACTGTTGTACGTTCCTGAAGTTAGGGCTGAGGCTGAAACTGCAGTTGGGCAAACAGAATCCCGATTTGGTGATGACATTATATGAGATCCATTTCCATTGTAACTAGTCTGTGGGGGGTATGTTCCATGCTGTGAAGAAAGGTGGTGATGACTGGGTCTGCAGTGGACCTGCTGATTGAAATTGGAACTGGGGATTCCTTGGGAACTTTGAATTTGGTTGGTTTGGTTTGAATGAAGCCATGCGTTTCCAACTGGCTGCCCATACTGGTTGCTGTTGACAGGATAGCTGTAAAGCACCTGGTTTTGCTGGGTCACTTGGTAGGATTGAGGATGCATGTTGACACAATCATAGGACTGACCAACCACTGAAGTgtctgaaaaaagaaaagaaaagaagtttTAGCATGTTTTAAATTCACCTCAAATGGTTTAGGctaatgttaacaaaatattcTAAATGTCTACATCTAAACTGGATAACAGATTTGCAGATCTGGGCTGGATGTCTGCTGTTGCATTCCCATCACTGCACAAATATAGCCCCCTTGAAGACTACATACAGCTTGAGTTTAGTGTTGTCGGCCTATGCTGCTATGCTGCTATGTTGCAGCCCATTCACTGAGATACTTTCACATCGATTTTCAAGAAATTCTTTCAAGTGCTGAAATTAATATGAAGACATAGGAGTTGAATGACACATTATATCATGTAGTCAGGTAAGCACATAATTGCCATTTTATACACAAACTTGCTGTAAAGTCAGCTGTTCCCACATTGATTTTCATGTACTACTAGCTGTCCCACATACCATTTAATCCTGTGAACATTACCAAAACAATCTCATCACACTTATTTTATCCTTAATACATCAtcatgtgtttgcatttgttgcTGAGACCTCAAATATTGGCTCAACAGTAACAAAGTGTAGTAATCGCAAGCAACCACCACACGCATCACAACAccgtgtgtatacacacacacacacacacacacacacacacatgcagagtacacaacacacacacacacacacacaggtagagagagagagagagagagagagaaagagagatacagagagagaaagagagagagagaaagagagagagagagagagagagaaagagagagagagagagagagagagagagagtgcaacacATACACTGTGTACCAAGGGACAGAGGGGGCAGCATATAGCAGTGTGCACCCAAGACAAGTGGCCAGCTGCAGCCCTGGTGGACATCATGCAGTACACAGTTAACGGTCCAATCCTACAGAAAGCATGTCTGTCTTCCACACTACACAGCATGATGGCCATGCTAGGAATAACACTTTTCATGATATCAGTGCCTAAACTTGGCCTCCAACTTCAGCCATTTCTGAGAGTAGAAAACATTTTACAAATAAAGGGtgaaaaaatgtatgaaaacatGGAATGAATTTAACACAAATAGTTCTGGGACCTAAATATTAGGTAGACAAGCCTTGAGCAAAATCTGAGGCGGTGAAGCAACCATTGTCCTGGATTTTGTATGATTTCACACAGAGTGGCCCGTGTGCTATTTAGACACAAGGTTCATGCACTCTCTCCGTGAACCAAAAGGTCTTGAGAAAGAAAATCACTACGCAACAGAGAAAAGGGGGTTATGGGGAACTGGAGCGCACCTGGCTTGGACCATATAACATTACATTGTAATCAAAGAAGGCCCCAGCAGCCCCTACGCATGGCCATTTTTAGGTACTTGTATGGAcatgtcattttcaaattaaaaacattttcaactTTATGGAGTGTCTTGGTCAGAgagatttatttctctctcttctcatctgaaACCATTCACCATGGACCAAAGAGCACCCGACAACAAACACATCGCTAAAGAACAAAGAGGACTGCGCACACCACTGACTCTGAACATTGACATCAAAAGTGCTTAAAAAAGCAATTTACAAATACATTATTTGCAATAGACTTCATATACAACAATAGCCACCATCTGCTCCATCCTCTCCCCTGTCACCAATGGACTTATAATGAAAGTGACAATTCGGTAAAACTATCATTTATAATTTCACATTTGCACATCTTACATTCACAGACCACCTAACAGAGAATCTGTGAATAGGCCTTGACACCTCTGCAACCTATTAACACTTGACAGGACATATCCAGAGAACCAGTGAATGGGCCCTGACACCACTGCAACCTATCAACACTTGACAGGACATATCCAGAGAACCAGTGAATGGGCCCTGACACCTCTGCAACCTATCAACACTTGATAGGAGACGTCCAGAGGACCAGTAAATGGGCCCTGACACCTCTGCAACCTATCAACACTTGACAGGACAAATCCAGAGGACCAGTGAATGGGCCCCGACACCTCTGCAACCTATCAGCACTTGACAGAACAGTGAATGGGTCCTGCCCCCTTGTTCTGCTGAAATACTGATAGCACTTTACATGCAAATTAGtacgagaaaaaaaacaaaacaaactcagGATAGTTGACTACTCCAACCTGAATGGAAAACTTAACGactagagaggcagagagacaagTTTTGAGGAAGCACCGTTGTCTTTTAAATCCACTGGGGGGGAACATTTAGGACTTAGTTATGAACTGCAGAACGCAAAGAAACAAAGTAGGTCTACAGCCTACAAGCATTGCTTTGCTATGCAGTCAACTAGTGTGAATTCCCCTGACATGATATTACTATTACCCAGTTgtattcatttttattcatttaactGTATTTGGTTctgcctcaggattttttcacaTGACGTAAAAAAACAGTTAGAATGTCATAGTCAGTGAGTCAATCAATaatgtcagtcagtcaatcagcaCCACTACGTCAAAATAGTTtagggtagactgagtacagttgggacagtttttgctttccccattaccacttgaaagtttgactgtaaaaagccattgaaaataactgtgttcttacatggtatatctttgatctgtgcactaaaataaaacccaaaGTATATCCGTATGTTGCTTAGATTTTTCACaattaactcataaacacaaggtggcattttgtctcaaccgtaccctaatataattatattgagcacagttgagacagtagcatggtacagttgagacgccCATTCATGATGCTGGAAGGCTGACTAGCCATTCACTGCAAATGTagcaaactttttaaaatgtgtaatctgagtgtttctttttattttaatctattttttttttaatctaaattggcatcagatagacataaagcagggacaaatgtttaaagatgaaaatatcttttttttcttggttttatcatggctaattttcaaattatgatgtaatccttaaaatcttcatgttataagatatattcattaataatatatagtttaaatatcaaaaacattcattttattgacatttgtgttctatattgcctaaatgccatcataatatgcacaaataaacaccatgcaatccaatgggattttatccgggtacagttgagacaaagtgtctcatctgtacccttctgaccatcttgcacatttttctaaataatgcaacaaccttgcatgaaaggatgtcatgaaatatgtcagtttgtagagcacagaatgacctttgcaatgatgtaagaaaagtataacagtcacattggagtaacaagatattcactgtggaaggaacatggttaagtgaaattctcactatggtaaaaataccacagtgtccaaatttcccatgattaaagagaacactaacacacatatgtgtagcAAAAATCATAGATCAGGCTTGGTTTGCAGGCAAGATATTTAAGGTGTCTCAAAAGTACACATGacccaactgtactcagtctaccctaCTTTCTATTTACTTTTGCATAATATTATTACATTTGGCAGTGTGCACTATTCTGAGAGCCCCCTGCTCTTCCATACATAAACATGGAAAACCggaggcagggagagcagcaaAGCAGCAACCCCCCAAACTTCCAAATTATATGAAACTACCCTACTATAGTACAAATAATACAAAGAAATCAGACAGGCAGTCACACTGCCATTTTCGTCTAGAGGAAGAGTCTGGtgtgccggcgatttggatttcaacCTGCAGCTCTTGTGCATTTGCCGGAAGTTCagacagggttcacccagcctagaaataaagtgcagactccccagactgatgttaaatcttaaaagattgagctcagTATGGTGATACCCAGACTATCTCGAACCTATATAATGTTCTAACTTTCTGGGGGGGCTTTTGATGTCTGTGCCTATGGAAGCCCATTTCCGCCAGGGATAAAACAAATAAGTTTGTGCTaagtcaaaattttgagataaaaagtcaaatctttgagataaaaagtcaaatctttgagataaaaagtcacaATTTTGACCATTTACCTCaacattttgactttttacCTCAACATTTTGAGATTGACTTAGCATAAACTTATGTTTTATTTCCCTGGCGGAAATGGATTTCCATACTGTGCCCCGGAGCCCACGGCTCATAATCCGTCCATTGCGCTGCAATTATTTTGCGACCCCTCCcgttgaaaaaagaaaacaagaaaatcTGAAGCTATTTCTGAGCAATTAATTCGCTTTCTCACGACATTAAAGATGCGACAGACAATGTCCACTCACGCTTATCTTAAAACCTTCGACATGCGGAGTAAGACAGCTTCACTAGGCGTTATCTAGCTGCAGGCTTCACCAGAAGACTTTCACAggatttggaaaagattcttgaaagattagAGTCATTCAACCAATGCTACAAGATTTATTCTAAAGACTACACtctttcaataatctttcccaTGTCTTGACATAAATCTTCTCTGCTGAAAGATTGTTTTAACTGACATCGACACAAGTAGCCTAGTCCAAATATGGTTTGGAGCAACTGTTTACATGGTGTAAAAGTGTACAAGGTTAGGCTACTCCAATGCTTCAACAAAACAGACAATGAATGCCAGGTGGGTGTTTGATAGAGTAGACTAACAATTTACAAGATGCTTTCAGCAATGACAAATTAAAGAGGCTACCGCTAAGAAAACCACAACTGCATGGTCTACTGAGCTATGCCTGGTaaaatgctgaattataaaaagaaaaagaaaatactcaCGCATTTCTTCCTATTAATGTTATATCCAGTCCAGAATTCGAATCGTCACAACTTCACTGTTCTTCATAGCTTCCccgtgttgttgtttttttttttttcatgaactTCAGATAGCGCTACGTTCACCACATCTGGACTgccgtagcctaggctaccatCCGACGGCTGGCTCCCGCTGACTGATAAAGTATCCCTGGTACGCACGTGAGCTGTTGCAGAACCAATGGGTGGAGCCTACTTACAAGTGAGCAATAGGCATCGTGTGAGGTGGAGCTAGCGATGTGACGATTGTAGTGGAAGCATGGCAAAATCAAGGAATGAATGCCTTTATTGAATACAATGAAATTCATAGAGCCAATAGTAAAGTGTGTCATCAACACATACACGTATACAATGAATGGCTTTATTGAATTGCACTGAATTTGCAATTCAATAGAATGATATTCACAGAGCCACTCGAGTGCACCAACACAACTATATACAATCCATCCTTCAATAAAGGTCTTTTTGGTGCAAAATACAGGTTTTGCATGCGCAAATGTGTAATTGTAAacttgaagttgtacatatttgtTTATACCTTGTTAAACACAAAATAGGGACTACTGTTCACAAATCCTGCAAATGCTCAATGATCATGGCGATCTATAGAATTttatgaatgagaaaatatttcacaaaTGCTTGAAAGTTGTGTTGAAAAGTGTTGAAAGTTGTGTTGCACAGGATAGgatttgtgtagcctacttgtttcAAAGATTTGTGAACAgcccctattttgtgttaacaaggtatataaaaaaacatgtaaaactTCAAGTTTACGGTTGCAAATTTGTGACTGGTGTGCGcatgcgaaatctgcagttaaatgtagACTACTCGCGACTTTTGCACCAAATATTAAATATACCTTCATACTAACATTCATTGCAAACATTCTCACATCTCCATCTGCAAGCACGTgtgataaataataaaagcattGCAGTCATGGGTGTACAACAGCTGCCTCAACACACAGCCCTGGGGGAAGCCGTATAGCACCCTCCTCGCACCCTCCTGCACTGTGAGTGGGGTTTGGGGAGCAGGCGAGGGCAGCACACCCGATGTTGGACTCTTGACTTGAAGCGAGCAAAGAAACAGTTGAGTTCGTGTGCTAGCGTGGTATCTGAGTTGCTGCCCTTGTAGTTTGTAACTCTTTACTCCCTGCCATGCCCACCGTGGGTCGTTGTCTGTGAAGTGGTTTTCTATTTGTCTTTTACAGTCCTGTTTCGCCTCCCTGATGGCCCTTTTCAGGTCAGCTCTAGCTGAGATGTACCTGGCTGTGTCTCCGGTCCTGAATGCATACTGACTTTTCTTATTTATGAGACATGGATATGGAAACTCAAGATGGAAGACCTATTTACTGTTTACTTAACATATAATGTCTACTGTTAACTGCTAGAATAACATGGAAGTGGATAAATGTATGCAGAAGTGGGCTGTGGAATAAAAAAACTTTCTTGGCAGAGTCATCTTGAGGTTACAATCAAGACCAGACAGGTGGATCAGGATCACAAATGAAATGATTTATTGTAGACGGTAAAATAGCAGATACAAAGGAAATGGCAGAAAATGTTTCCACAGTGGACTGCAGAGGTTAATAAATAGGTGGATTGCCCTAATGTGGGACATTTTTTTGCTATTTGGATTTATGTGGTAGGCTATATTGGGCTGCAATGTGAAGGCAAGACATTAAATCCACATCCAGCTTTGATCACAGGACCCTACAGATTTGGCTTTCCCATAGTTTCACTCACATTCATTAGTTTGGGGAAGAGCAACACCCACTGGAGCTTAGGTGTCCCACACTAGTACAATTTAGCATATAGCTCAAGGAAGAGAACCGACTCAGGTATTCACGAAGATCCAAGTCTAGTTGCTCTGTGGATCTATCTGATGTAAAGGTGTATCGCATCAGGTGTATGTGGTCATATGGTTGTGTCCGGTTTGGTCTGAACTAGGAAACACCTGTCACATGACATCAATTACATCTGTCATGTGACAGGTGTTCCCAGTTCAGACCAAAGCAGACACAACGTCACACAGGGGGCCTATACGAAGAAGGCCTCTGCCTGCAAATCTGTAACGTAAGAAGATAGAATGTCACATTCCAATCTAGCTGTGGCACCCTGAGGCTTTCCTGGGGTGCAGCCCATAATTGCATTAACTTTTAATCAGCCTCTTGTATAGGGTTGCTCTCACTTCAGGAACAAGTGAAATatgtcaataataataaaactgatatcataaaaacaaatatgggttGTAAGCAACAGTAACAAAAAGGACAAAAGTAGTTATAAGATCTGAGTGACTGGACAATCCTCAGCGTTGTCCAGAAAGAGTGTCTGGAACATGTGGTTGTAGAACTGTGGGTGGTACTTGCACGCGCGCTCACAGTCGGGGTTAAAGTTCACCTCCAGAATCTGTGGTCTCATTATACGCTCACCTGAGGAGGTTAACAGAAATAGGCAGAAACAAATGAGAACATGTCATTATAGGCCATTATATTTGCATGGAAAGAGAAGCAgatagaatagaaaagaatagaatatatacttttttgatcccgtgagggaaattcagctctctgcatttaacccaatttaaccaaattagtggacacacagtgaacaccgtggactggtcgggaatcgaaccggcaaccctcaagATACAaacccgaagccctaaccagtaggccacggctgccctaatagagatggatggagatggATACTGTGAAAACATGGGACCTAATATGTAATTCTTCAGAAACTCTGGTACAGCAAGATTCTCAGCACATCCATTgagtgaaacaaacaaacaaacaaaaaatctaAACGTTAATGTCAACTATGTGTATTGATAATTAGGGCCTGAATACCAGAGGTCCAGACT includes:
- the LOC134062502 gene encoding uncharacterized protein LOC134062502; the encoded protein is MHTSVVGQSYDCVNMHPQSYQVTQQNQVLYSYPVNSNQYGQPVGNAWLHSNQTNQIQSSQGIPSSNFNQQVHCRPSHHHLSSQHGTYPPQTSYNGNGSHIMSSPNRDSVCPTAVSASALTSGTYNSSRGYSTVDTDTLNYLLSNNPNVNRSSHSGQTLQLQTGQLHQSSSQVVHVNTQNVENVSSHQSQALQLQKSHCQPGISNQGRYGQHIQNISNCAGKIFLKNQWTKQKLAQAYPPNSDNSKLQNTQTNGRSGSIGPALQPTQNSLIPCRAYGQNVTPVPLPASRRNVVGQSPTTSSTMASQFTIHTNTSTHSPPVSSNEQRLNLLYHYGPHSQSALSQNMNVPSCSNALPPSATNNNSLPPPNNGTMFRYSAAHINQNNPTPVGNSPMVASPSPLSDVNGLPPPPYPGTYSQSAPSKNVSVSSSGSSDFLPSTARANCSLPPRCHVLGSPSSVHTSQNNHTFVDSSNRNKSSAPNLGNGHSVHGALAQQENASVDSPQWRLFQQQHSQRKADLYNNHTTNSRNKPSANPLLYLLITGSQKDTQNIEQNIAFMDCNGSITQGSPNKSVQTHRAVAVVPPISKPPGIGSKGKKCDDVLPSNYDDHQPLLIKDLPSLADDIKTKEANVLPCDTGSAAMRKTSSCVKSSEVGCRPEADVTDETVVCNNLDSLNSLPPENKDTPKDQNNEELCGPDVFFGVPVVPFSLTMLKALAIALELVEEEKNRRKNENRINNKPECADAVLDLYWGGKHLNYNLAELNSTFVNILTEAAEFDTEEIKILFETMKVENVIQLKQKGHITNSSDCDIAMELDKSSWRNLNDESLDIDRELADEDFTKEICGSLLERNLLSSIQAPGTTSLHEDSVSKEDICPSSPLAKPDTSSLYSENGSGKAEQTKHGKSQDDLRQKVTVPANNNSDRQSVSKKENKEDDVSPQLSVSLRNLNRHSYEKSAAADTQNDTVFNIAEMSEKQTSEQCFGIGSASTAVQINSYSQDSVDSGHNSRDLDYEMSVTEERILSLSERICEQVDTSEKDCPVSPADTMLSIKLTALSSENKDMADSENVHQDLISSPQKGLTSPSNEYSYESYPDSLKSPDEPLMSMKITVLSVDEFKALSKELWADSDDREHNVAPSSPIWIDSEDDDSEVDLEHTCKTIGNLSQMMKQEKITTFEEEIPSFPSIEQVLKHCEIRTGRTEKQNDNMENSATKGLTSLLKDSRKEDTLEHESQNACKKAQALATHPAAKSPEQEILIPYSSPSGIKASSPISPSAPIRTTNSDVMKESSPLQTERSSASHGHENSSPTSILLSPVSSPFKTCRMEPLEDWEHSKLIDVLCPLGHSPLRVTEKCNESQDTGTSDNMKTPDKKRHRDYDASLTITSGENVLDQADTPESPNRKRKRVTFKLYGSQKVDSKDANEMNQYRSNCDRNLPPLLDISYSPDNTSAKDKIRKSWGDSFVPTTGKYRRLSSSEDKNREKNVPERPVNHCELSGKDKDEQQQSSSKKHRSGRRKRKRRFWTLGEVRMEVERKNTSIEKSLLEKQDMGLHVIKRYQQIHMKV